In Streptomyces sp. NBC_01439, the following are encoded in one genomic region:
- a CDS encoding aldehyde dehydrogenase family protein, whose amino-acid sequence MSIFSDLAHQYIDGEWLAGTGSWDIIDVNPFNGEKLAAITVATVEQVDRAYRGAERAQREWAATSPYVRRAVLERALRITEEREKEIVEAMIDELGGTRPKAEYEVHLAMEFIRESLQLAVRPEGRILPSLVKGKENRVQRLPVGVVTVISPFNFPFLVALKSVAPALALGNAVVIKPNQNAPVVGGGVIAKIFEDAGLPAGLLNVLVTDIAEIGDALLTHPVPKVISFAGSDRVGRHVGAIAARHFKRTVLELSGNSALVVLDDADLDYAVDAAVFSRFVYQGQVCMAANRILVDASVAQEFTEKFTARVRALKTGDPHEADTHIGPLINSFQADALTALVDQAVESGAQALVRGSTRGNLVEPTVLAGIPDDSPLLSQEIFGPVALLVVFDGEDEAVRLTNATPYGLSGAVHTRDVERGVRFAQRIETGMMHVNDSTIGDEPLAAFGGEKASGLGRLNGEATIEAFTTQKWISVQHGRTTFPF is encoded by the coding sequence ATGTCCATATTCAGCGACCTGGCTCACCAGTACATCGACGGCGAATGGCTGGCCGGTACCGGTTCGTGGGACATCATCGACGTCAACCCCTTCAACGGGGAGAAGCTCGCCGCCATCACCGTCGCCACGGTCGAGCAGGTGGACCGGGCCTACCGCGGCGCCGAGCGCGCCCAGCGCGAGTGGGCCGCCACCAGCCCTTACGTCAGACGCGCGGTCCTGGAGCGCGCCCTGCGGATCACCGAGGAGCGCGAGAAGGAGATCGTCGAGGCGATGATCGACGAGCTCGGCGGGACGCGTCCCAAGGCCGAGTACGAGGTCCACCTCGCGATGGAGTTCATCCGCGAGTCCCTCCAGCTCGCCGTCCGGCCCGAGGGGCGGATCCTGCCCTCGCTGGTCAAGGGCAAGGAGAACCGGGTCCAGCGGCTCCCCGTGGGCGTCGTCACGGTGATCAGCCCCTTCAACTTCCCCTTCCTGGTGGCCTTGAAGTCGGTCGCCCCGGCCCTGGCGCTGGGCAACGCGGTCGTCATCAAGCCCAACCAGAACGCCCCGGTCGTGGGCGGCGGCGTGATCGCCAAGATCTTCGAGGACGCCGGGCTGCCGGCCGGCCTGCTGAACGTCCTGGTCACCGACATCGCCGAAATAGGCGACGCGCTCCTGACGCACCCCGTCCCCAAGGTCATCTCGTTCGCGGGATCGGACCGGGTCGGCCGGCACGTCGGGGCGATCGCCGCCCGCCACTTCAAGCGCACGGTCCTGGAGCTCAGCGGGAACAGCGCGCTCGTCGTGCTCGACGACGCCGACCTCGATTACGCGGTGGACGCGGCCGTCTTCAGCCGCTTCGTCTACCAGGGCCAGGTCTGCATGGCCGCGAACCGGATCCTCGTCGACGCCTCCGTCGCGCAGGAGTTCACCGAGAAGTTCACCGCACGCGTGCGCGCCCTCAAGACGGGCGACCCGCACGAGGCCGACACCCACATCGGCCCGCTGATCAACTCCTTCCAGGCCGACGCCCTGACCGCGCTCGTGGACCAGGCCGTGGAATCCGGTGCGCAGGCGCTCGTGCGCGGGTCTACGCGCGGCAACCTGGTCGAACCCACGGTGCTCGCCGGGATCCCCGATGACTCCCCGCTGCTGAGTCAGGAGATCTTCGGCCCGGTGGCCCTGCTGGTGGTCTTCGACGGCGAGGACGAGGCCGTACGGCTGACCAACGCGACCCCCTACGGGCTGAGCGGCGCCGTGCACACCCGGGACGTGGAGCGGGGCGTCCGCTTCGCCCAGCGGATCGAGACGGGCATGATGCACGTCAACGACTCCACGATCGGGGACGAGCCGCTGGCCGCCTTCGGCGGCGAGAAGGCCTCGGGTCTGGGCCGACTGAACGGCGAGGCCACGATCGAGGCCTTCACCACGCAGAAGTGGATCTCCGTCCAGCACGGCCGGACGACCTTCCCGTTCTAG
- a CDS encoding helix-turn-helix domain-containing protein, which translates to MGRAVLVTAEASGSVVRRILLGSQLRRLRESRGITREAAGYSIRASESKISRLELGRVSFKARDVEDLLTLYGVTDSTERESLLGLVREANATGWWHSYGDVLPGWFQTYIGLEGAASLIRIYEVQFVHGLLQTEAYAHAVVSRGMPGATAAEVDRRVALRLERQKVLVSENAPVFHAVLDEAALRRPYGDREVMRGQLEHLIEVSQRPNVQLQVMPFSFGGHAGESGAFTLLRFPESDLQDIVYLEQLTSALYLDKGEEVGQYERAMERLQADCPDAERTRDLLRGLLQLS; encoded by the coding sequence ATGGGGAGGGCAGTACTAGTGACCGCAGAAGCCAGCGGTTCCGTGGTGCGCCGCATCCTCCTGGGCTCCCAGCTCAGGCGACTCCGAGAATCCCGCGGCATCACCCGTGAGGCGGCCGGCTACTCGATCCGCGCATCCGAATCGAAGATCAGCCGCTTGGAGTTGGGAAGGGTGAGCTTCAAGGCGAGGGACGTCGAGGACCTCCTCACGCTCTACGGAGTCACGGACAGCACGGAGCGCGAGTCGCTGCTCGGTTTGGTCCGGGAGGCCAATGCGACCGGCTGGTGGCACAGCTACGGCGACGTGCTGCCCGGGTGGTTCCAGACGTACATCGGCTTGGAGGGCGCTGCTTCGCTCATCCGGATCTACGAAGTCCAGTTCGTCCACGGCCTGTTGCAGACCGAGGCGTACGCCCACGCCGTCGTCAGCCGCGGCATGCCCGGCGCCACCGCCGCCGAGGTCGACCGCCGCGTCGCCCTGCGCCTGGAGCGCCAGAAGGTCCTCGTCTCCGAGAACGCCCCCGTCTTCCACGCCGTCCTCGACGAGGCCGCGCTGCGCCGCCCGTACGGGGACCGCGAGGTCATGCGCGGTCAGCTGGAGCACCTCATCGAGGTTTCCCAGCGACCCAACGTGCAGCTCCAGGTGATGCCCTTCTCCTTCGGCGGGCACGCGGGCGAGAGCGGAGCCTTCACCCTGCTGCGCTTCCCCGAGTCCGACCTCCAGGACATCGTCTATCTGGAACAGCTCACCAGTGCCCTCTACCTGGACAAGGGCGAGGAAGTGGGGCAGTACGAGCGGGCGATGGAACGGCTCCAGGCGGATTGCCCCGATGCTGAGCGGACCAGGGATCTTCTCCGTGGCCTGCTCCAACTGTCTTGA
- a CDS encoding ATP-binding protein, with protein sequence MGTNGSTMLEPLRQGLPPVDPTAVSGSASCALPARYDAVRGARSFCRSTLSQWGLDDRFDDVALVVSELVTNALRHALPEDARGADAEPEPPVRLHLMRWSTRLVCAVRDPSEDRPGGAFSPEHTEENFDLESGRGLFLVDSYSDSWGWHPLAGRLTGKVVWALFLLQD encoded by the coding sequence ATGGGGACGAATGGATCGACCATGCTCGAGCCGTTACGGCAGGGGCTGCCCCCGGTCGACCCCACGGCTGTCTCCGGGTCCGCCTCCTGCGCCCTTCCCGCTCGCTACGACGCCGTTCGCGGAGCACGCTCCTTCTGTCGTTCGACCCTGTCCCAGTGGGGCCTCGACGACCGCTTCGACGATGTGGCCCTGGTCGTCTCCGAACTCGTCACCAACGCGCTGCGCCACGCCCTGCCCGAGGACGCGCGGGGGGCGGACGCCGAACCGGAGCCGCCCGTACGGCTGCACCTGATGCGGTGGAGCACGCGGCTGGTGTGTGCGGTGCGGGACCCCAGCGAGGACCGGCCCGGAGGGGCGTTCTCGCCGGAGCACACCGAGGAGAACTTCGACCTGGAGTCCGGGCGCGGGCTGTTCCTGGTGGACTCGTACAGCGACAGCTGGGGCTGGCACCCGCTCGCGGGCCGGCTGACCGGCAAGGTGGTCTGGGCGCTCTTCCTGCTCCAGGACTGA
- a CDS encoding DUF397 domain-containing protein → MDHAYNGMASAELATLFELTWQKSRHSNSQGSCVEFARLPGGDVAMRNSRFPDGPALVYTPAEIEALLLGVKDGEFDHLIN, encoded by the coding sequence GTGGACCACGCGTACAACGGGATGGCATCTGCAGAACTCGCTACCTTGTTTGAGCTGACGTGGCAGAAGAGCCGACACAGCAACTCGCAGGGTTCCTGCGTGGAGTTCGCGCGGCTGCCGGGAGGCGATGTCGCCATGCGCAATTCACGCTTTCCCGATGGGCCGGCGCTCGTCTACACGCCGGCCGAGATCGAGGCCCTGCTCCTGGGCGTCAAGGACGGCGAGTTCGATCACCTGATCAACTGA
- the tatA gene encoding Sec-independent protein translocase subunit TatA: protein MFRNAVQPWHLLVLLVVCLLVFGSKKLPDMARSLGRSMRILKSEAHALRSEESPRDAGQDAGTNAPAVPRTGAGTGTP, encoded by the coding sequence GTGTTCCGCAACGCCGTCCAGCCCTGGCACCTGCTCGTGCTCCTGGTGGTCTGCCTGCTCGTGTTCGGTTCCAAGAAGCTTCCCGACATGGCCCGCTCGCTGGGCCGGTCGATGCGCATCCTGAAGTCGGAGGCGCACGCCCTGCGCTCGGAGGAGTCCCCTAGGGACGCGGGTCAGGACGCAGGTACGAACGCGCCCGCAGTCCCGCGCACGGGCGCGGGCACGGGCACTCCCTAG
- a CDS encoding DUF2786 domain-containing protein, whose protein sequence is MGREGGHAKLRGVRDLAETVDRAFAAALYAQDDAGLDTGASLLVADQGGWPAVGRELLARGEAYVRQGWERGWQPADVLRLVRRDLDERHLRITGDLIAAEARRYARLPARWGAAEVWWTGDEEYADRLAQRERADRFTLATTFLEVLRLLIRLPSIEPVGPLPGDPVDALAEHAHIEPRMLGRIRALLAKAEATTFPDEAEALSAKAQELMARHTVDEALLAASGRGPAQVPGACRIGVEPPYEEAKAVLLDAVATANRCRAVWNSGFEFSTVVGFESDLEAVELLYTSLLVQGTAAMTRAEAAQRSGGRKRTKTFRQSFLLAYASRLGHRLAETAEHAATEAPDNLPALVARDVAVTSRAEEMFPRTTTTRLRGATDHAGWEDGTAAADRAHVGGRQKPLPR, encoded by the coding sequence ATGGGACGCGAAGGCGGACATGCCAAGCTGAGGGGTGTGAGAGACCTTGCCGAGACCGTCGACCGAGCCTTCGCCGCCGCCCTCTACGCCCAGGATGACGCCGGGCTGGACACCGGCGCCTCGCTGCTCGTCGCGGACCAGGGGGGCTGGCCCGCGGTCGGGCGGGAGCTGCTGGCGCGCGGGGAGGCGTACGTACGCCAGGGCTGGGAGCGGGGCTGGCAGCCGGCCGACGTGCTGCGGCTGGTCCGCCGGGACCTCGACGAGCGGCACCTGCGGATCACCGGGGACCTGATCGCCGCCGAGGCGCGCCGCTACGCCCGGCTCCCGGCGCGTTGGGGCGCCGCCGAGGTGTGGTGGACGGGCGACGAGGAGTACGCCGACCGGCTCGCGCAGCGGGAACGGGCCGACCGGTTCACACTGGCCACCACCTTCCTGGAGGTGCTGCGGCTGCTGATCCGGCTGCCCTCGATAGAACCGGTGGGTCCGCTGCCCGGTGACCCGGTCGACGCGCTCGCCGAGCACGCCCACATCGAGCCGCGCATGTTGGGCCGGATCCGGGCCCTGCTCGCCAAGGCCGAGGCGACGACCTTCCCGGACGAGGCGGAGGCGCTCAGCGCCAAGGCCCAGGAGCTGATGGCCCGGCACACCGTGGACGAGGCGCTACTGGCGGCGAGCGGCAGGGGACCGGCCCAGGTGCCCGGCGCCTGCCGGATCGGTGTCGAGCCGCCGTACGAGGAGGCGAAGGCGGTGCTGCTCGACGCGGTGGCCACCGCCAACCGCTGCCGGGCGGTGTGGAACAGCGGCTTCGAGTTCTCCACGGTGGTCGGCTTCGAGAGCGACCTGGAGGCGGTGGAGCTGCTCTACACCTCGCTGCTCGTGCAGGGCACGGCGGCGATGACCCGTGCGGAGGCCGCGCAGCGCTCCGGCGGGCGCAAGCGGACGAAGACCTTCCGGCAGTCCTTCCTGCTCGCCTACGCCAGCCGGCTCGGCCACCGGCTCGCCGAGACCGCCGAGCACGCGGCGACGGAGGCCCCCGACAACCTGCCGGCCCTGGTGGCCCGCGACGTGGCGGTCACCTCGCGGGCGGAGGAGATGTTCCCCCGGACCACCACGACCCGGCTGCGCGGCGCCACCGACCACGCGGGCTGGGAGGACGGCACGGCCGCCGCCGACCGCGCCCACGTGGGCGGCAGGCAGAAGCCGCTGCCCCGCTAG
- a CDS encoding winged helix-turn-helix transcriptional regulator, which translates to MSVGHTGITTPEPLPEPLLSCDDDCGIRDVLDRLGDKWSVLVVVELGAGMRRFKELQRAVDGISQRMLTLTVRRLERDGLVTRTVHATVPPQVEYELTDLGRSLTLLVKGLAEWSLEHRARIEAARREWDAKADMPS; encoded by the coding sequence ATGTCAGTAGGGCACACCGGGATAACCACCCCCGAGCCCCTGCCCGAGCCGCTGCTCAGCTGCGACGACGACTGCGGCATCCGCGACGTCCTCGACCGGCTCGGCGACAAGTGGTCCGTCCTCGTCGTGGTGGAACTCGGCGCCGGCATGCGCCGGTTCAAGGAGCTCCAGCGCGCGGTCGACGGCATTTCGCAGCGGATGCTCACCCTCACCGTCCGCCGCCTGGAGCGCGACGGCCTGGTCACCCGGACCGTGCACGCCACCGTGCCGCCCCAGGTCGAGTACGAGCTGACCGACCTCGGCCGCAGCCTGACCCTCCTGGTCAAGGGCCTCGCGGAGTGGTCGCTGGAGCACCGTGCACGGATCGAGGCCGCCCGCCGGGAATGGGACGCGAAGGCGGACATGCCAAGCTGA
- a CDS encoding NAD(P)H-binding protein — MLLITGTSGGLGSLIARRLADHPVDAGRPEVRFGTRAPDGPGQVRVDFDDPDSLDFTGVDTLLLISAGYGEDDQVIARHGAAVSAAERDGVRHVVYTSLTGAGDHLPYALAHRWTERRLRGSGLAWTVLRNGLYAELLAALAAPGPDGVITAPLGAGRLAAVGREDLAEVAVRVALAPDAHAGQVHELVGDRPLGGTDLAAAVGARYAPGSLARARSALSGPAAAPFQPPMLVATYSAVAAGFLDAPDTGTLRHLLGRPPRPALEIYATAAGIRGGAPMPSPAGGTSQQ; from the coding sequence ATGCTTTTGATCACCGGCACCTCCGGCGGACTCGGCTCACTGATCGCGCGCCGGCTGGCGGACCACCCTGTCGATGCGGGCCGGCCGGAGGTACGGTTCGGCACCCGCGCCCCGGACGGCCCCGGTCAGGTCCGGGTGGACTTCGACGACCCGGACTCCCTCGACTTCACCGGGGTGGACACCCTGCTGCTCATCTCCGCCGGCTACGGCGAGGACGACCAGGTCATCGCGCGGCACGGGGCCGCCGTCTCGGCCGCCGAGCGGGACGGGGTGCGGCACGTCGTCTACACCAGCCTCACCGGGGCGGGCGACCACCTGCCGTACGCACTGGCGCACCGCTGGACGGAGCGGCGCCTGCGCGGCTCCGGCCTGGCCTGGACCGTCCTGCGCAACGGCCTGTACGCGGAGCTGCTGGCCGCGCTCGCCGCGCCGGGGCCCGACGGGGTGATCACCGCCCCGCTGGGCGCGGGCCGGCTTGCGGCGGTCGGGCGGGAGGACCTCGCGGAGGTGGCGGTCCGGGTGGCCCTGGCACCCGACGCGCATGCCGGGCAGGTCCACGAGCTGGTGGGCGACCGCCCGCTGGGCGGAACGGACCTCGCCGCGGCGGTGGGCGCCCGCTACGCCCCGGGCTCGCTGGCCCGGGCCCGCAGCGCCCTCTCCGGCCCGGCCGCGGCGCCCTTCCAACCCCCGATGCTGGTGGCCACGTACTCGGCCGTCGCGGCGGGCTTCCTGGACGCTCCGGACACGGGCACCCTGCGCCACCTCCTCGGCCGCCCCCCGCGCCCGGCCCTGGAGATCTACGCCACGGCGGCGGGGATCCGGGGCGGAGCCCCGATGCCCAGCCCCGCAGGGGGTACCTCCCAGCAGTAG
- a CDS encoding bifunctional 3'-5' exonuclease/DNA polymerase, producing MSDSTPRWALAEDGDGWWHAAPVPPTDGVRLRVRDPAEAIRSAPPGTRWVWRSTAAVYPRLLATGTRVERCHDIEDAELLLLGHEGRFGEPRSAAAAWARLTHTPVPPDPRPRAAGPRAQDSLFEPQPAPVPLDALLAVHADQTERLGATAHPDRMRLLAAAESAAFLVAAEMNRVGLPWRADVHRALLTELLGERYAGGGEPRRLAELADRVSEAFGRRVRPDLPADVIKAFAGAGIKLRSTRRWEIQELDHPAVEPLIEYKKLYRIYTAHGWAWLADWVRDGRFRPEFIPGGTLTGRWVTNGGGALQIPKVIRRAVVADPGWRLVVADADQMEPRVLAAISRDPAFMEVAGEASDLYTAVSRQGFSGDRDKAKLAVLGAVYGQTSGDGLKNLAALRRRFPRAVAYVDDAAKAGEEGRLVRTWLGRTCPPPAGSGEGDEAGDGGVDPGEGYGEGGAGTAQDRDDGWTPSYASTNTRARGRFTRNFVVQGSAADWALLLLAALRQATAGMRAELVFFQHDEVIVHCPVEEAGAVVEAIRAAGERAGRIAFGDTPVRFPFTTAVVECYADAK from the coding sequence ATGAGCGACAGCACTCCCCGGTGGGCCCTCGCCGAGGACGGCGACGGGTGGTGGCACGCCGCGCCCGTACCCCCCACGGACGGAGTCCGGCTCCGCGTCCGCGACCCCGCCGAAGCGATCCGCTCCGCCCCGCCCGGCACCCGCTGGGTCTGGCGGTCCACCGCGGCCGTCTACCCCCGCCTGCTCGCCACGGGCACCCGCGTCGAGCGGTGCCACGACATCGAGGACGCCGAGCTGCTGCTCCTCGGCCACGAGGGCCGCTTCGGGGAGCCCCGCTCGGCGGCCGCCGCCTGGGCCCGGCTCACCCACACCCCCGTACCGCCCGATCCGCGCCCGCGCGCCGCCGGACCCCGCGCCCAGGACTCCCTCTTCGAGCCGCAGCCCGCCCCGGTCCCCCTGGACGCCCTGCTCGCCGTCCACGCCGACCAGACGGAGCGGCTCGGCGCCACCGCCCACCCCGACCGAATGCGGCTGCTCGCCGCCGCCGAGTCGGCGGCCTTCCTCGTCGCCGCCGAGATGAACCGCGTGGGCCTGCCCTGGCGGGCCGACGTGCACCGCGCCCTGCTGACCGAGCTGCTCGGTGAGCGGTACGCGGGCGGCGGGGAGCCCCGGCGCCTCGCCGAGCTGGCCGACCGCGTGTCGGAGGCCTTCGGCAGGCGCGTGCGCCCCGATCTGCCCGCCGACGTCATCAAGGCCTTCGCCGGGGCCGGGATCAAGCTCAGGTCCACCCGCCGCTGGGAGATCCAGGAGCTGGACCATCCCGCCGTCGAGCCGTTGATCGAGTACAAGAAGCTGTACCGGATCTACACCGCCCACGGCTGGGCCTGGCTCGCGGACTGGGTCCGGGACGGCCGCTTCCGCCCGGAGTTCATCCCCGGCGGCACCCTCACCGGCCGCTGGGTCACCAACGGCGGTGGGGCCCTGCAGATCCCCAAGGTGATCCGCCGGGCCGTGGTCGCCGACCCCGGCTGGCGGCTCGTCGTCGCCGACGCCGACCAGATGGAGCCGCGCGTCCTCGCCGCGATCTCCCGCGACCCCGCCTTCATGGAGGTCGCCGGGGAGGCCTCGGACCTCTACACCGCCGTCTCCCGCCAGGGCTTCTCGGGCGACCGGGACAAGGCCAAGCTCGCCGTGCTCGGCGCCGTCTACGGCCAGACCTCCGGGGACGGCCTGAAGAACCTGGCCGCGCTGCGCCGCCGCTTCCCCCGGGCCGTCGCGTACGTGGACGACGCGGCGAAGGCCGGGGAGGAGGGCCGGCTCGTACGGACCTGGCTGGGCCGCACCTGCCCGCCGCCCGCCGGCTCCGGCGAGGGGGACGAGGCCGGTGACGGCGGTGTCGACCCGGGCGAGGGGTACGGGGAGGGCGGGGCCGGGACCGCGCAGGACCGGGACGACGGCTGGACCCCGAGCTACGCCTCCACCAACACCCGGGCCCGCGGCCGGTTCACCCGCAACTTCGTCGTCCAGGGCAGTGCGGCCGACTGGGCCCTGCTGCTGCTCGCGGCCCTGCGGCAGGCGACCGCCGGAATGCGGGCCGAGCTGGTGTTCTTCCAGCACGACGAGGTGATCGTGCACTGCCCGGTCGAGGAGGCCGGGGCCGTCGTGGAGGCGATCCGGGCCGCCGGCGAGCGGGCCGGCCGGATCGCCTTCGGTGACACCCCGGTCCGCTTCCCGTTCACGACGGCGGTCGTGGAGTGCTACGCGGACGCCAAGTGA
- a CDS encoding SigE family RNA polymerase sigma factor, with protein sequence MRHGRRDGFREFAAGRSGPLYRSACLLVGGDTHLAEDLVQETLGRMYQRWGRISRIDNPAAYAQTVLVRVFLTHQRRRSAGERPVGDLPDRGAPAPGGGDPALRLTLLEALGRLAPKDRAVLVLRYWEDRSVEETADAMNASSAAVRTRTSRALARLREQLGGSLTAFVDH encoded by the coding sequence ATGCGCCACGGGCGCAGGGACGGGTTCCGTGAGTTCGCCGCGGGCCGCTCGGGCCCGCTGTACAGGTCGGCATGCCTGCTCGTGGGCGGGGACACCCACCTCGCGGAGGACCTGGTGCAGGAGACCTTGGGGCGGATGTACCAGCGGTGGGGCCGGATCTCCCGCATCGACAATCCGGCGGCCTACGCCCAGACGGTGCTGGTACGGGTCTTCCTCACGCACCAGCGCCGTCGTTCGGCGGGCGAACGGCCGGTCGGGGACCTCCCCGACCGGGGTGCGCCCGCGCCGGGCGGCGGGGATCCGGCGCTACGGCTGACGCTGCTGGAGGCGCTGGGCCGGCTGGCGCCCAAGGACCGGGCGGTGCTGGTGCTGCGCTACTGGGAGGACCGCAGCGTCGAGGAGACCGCCGACGCGATGAACGCCTCCTCGGCGGCGGTCCGTACCCGGACCTCACGGGCGCTCGCACGGCTGCGGGAGCAGCTGGGCGGCAGCCTCACCGCCTTCGTGGACCACTGA
- a CDS encoding GNAT family N-acetyltransferase, protein MNGQAVQRDGRSPAEDSAPAVSVRAAGEADVDAAAVLFRGYLDFYEVDVEDPDAPRAFLAERIAKDESLVLLADVPEVGTVGFAQVYRGFSSLSLRTAWVLNDLYVAPAGRRTGAGRALLREVLRRAREAGVSGVQLETAYDNTVAQGLYEAEGFVREEFHVYFHELG, encoded by the coding sequence GGGACGGCCGGTCTCCGGCGGAAGACTCCGCTCCCGCAGTCTCGGTCCGTGCGGCCGGCGAGGCGGACGTCGACGCCGCGGCCGTGCTGTTCCGCGGCTACCTCGACTTCTACGAGGTGGACGTCGAGGACCCGGACGCCCCGCGGGCCTTCCTGGCGGAGCGGATCGCCAAGGACGAATCGCTGGTGTTGCTCGCCGACGTCCCGGAGGTCGGAACGGTCGGCTTCGCGCAGGTCTACCGCGGGTTCTCGTCCCTCTCCCTGCGCACCGCCTGGGTTCTCAACGACCTCTACGTCGCTCCTGCCGGCCGCCGCACCGGAGCCGGCCGGGCGCTGCTGCGCGAGGTGCTGCGCCGGGCCCGCGAGGCCGGGGTGTCCGGCGTGCAGTTGGAGACCGCGTACGACAACACCGTCGCGCAGGGGCTGTACGAGGCGGAGGGCTTCGTCCGGGAGGAGTTCCACGTGTACTTCCACGAGCTGGGCTGA